A portion of the Fibrobacter sp. UWB16 genome contains these proteins:
- the rplL gene encoding 50S ribosomal protein L7/L12 codes for MATDIKALGDQIVGLTLLEAKALADYLKETHGIEAAAGGAVVMAAAAAAPAEEKTEFDVILAEIDPAKKMAILKEVRAITGLGLAEAKKVVETANSVIKEAAPKADAEALKKKLEELGAKVTLK; via the coding sequence ATGGCAACTGATATCAAGGCATTGGGCGATCAAATCGTTGGTCTTACCCTTCTCGAAGCCAAGGCTTTGGCTGACTACCTTAAAGAAACCCACGGCATCGAAGCCGCTGCCGGTGGCGCTGTAGTTATGGCTGCAGCTGCTGCAGCTCCTGCTGAAGAAAAGACCGAATTCGACGTCATCCTCGCCGAAATCGATCCGGCCAAGAAGATGGCTATCCTCAAGGAAGTTCGCGCTATCACGGGTCTCGGCCTCGCTGAAGCTAAGAAGGTCGTCGAAACTGCCAACAGCGTCATCAAGGAAGCTGCACCGAAGGCTGACGCCGAAGCTCTCAAGAAGAAACTCGAAGAACTCGGAGCAAAGGTTACCCTTAAGTAA
- the rplJ gene encoding 50S ribosomal protein L10: MKAVVKKQQTVDALVESFKGATAVYLLNFQGITVDKDNALRKALAAKGVKYHAVKNTLLKRVLEALKVEGLNDSLTGATSVMVGFEEDPLLPAREIEAFHKANPDFLVAKSIYLDGKAMPGSEVVNLSKIPDRKGMIAMIVSIALGPGSTIAGQLKTLQEKLEKESGSEAAPAAAEA; the protein is encoded by the coding sequence ATGAAAGCTGTAGTTAAAAAACAACAGACCGTGGACGCGCTCGTCGAGTCCTTCAAGGGCGCTACCGCCGTCTATCTGCTCAATTTCCAGGGCATCACTGTCGACAAGGACAATGCCCTCCGCAAGGCCCTCGCTGCTAAGGGTGTCAAGTACCACGCTGTGAAGAACACTCTTCTCAAGCGCGTTCTCGAAGCACTCAAGGTTGAAGGTCTCAACGATTCCCTCACTGGCGCAACGTCTGTGATGGTCGGTTTCGAAGAAGACCCGCTCCTGCCGGCTCGCGAAATTGAAGCATTCCACAAAGCAAACCCTGATTTCTTGGTTGCCAAGAGCATTTACCTTGATGGCAAGGCAATGCCGGGCTCCGAAGTCGTGAACCTCTCCAAGATTCCGGATCGTAAGGGCATGATCGCAATGATCGTCTCTATCGCTCTCGGACCTGGCTCCACGATCGCCGGTCAGCTCAAGACCCTCCAGGAAAAACTGGAAAAAGAATCGGGTTCCGAAGCAGCCCCTGCTGCAGCGGAAGCTTAA
- the rplA gene encoding 50S ribosomal protein L1, whose protein sequence is MFRGKKYKKIAESFDRTKAYDLKEAIEILKKSELKFDQTVEVHFNLGVDPKHSDQVVRGTVVLPHGTGRQVRVLVFCKDNNLEVAKAAGADYAGGADLVQKIQEGWLDFDAVVATPDMMPVISKVARVLGPRGMMPSPKAGTVTVNVAQTVKELKAGKISYRVDKGANVHAPVGKLSFTADQLVENTKSVIDSVVKNKPQSSKGTYIKSLTLTATMAPGIKLDMALTR, encoded by the coding sequence ATGTTCAGAGGAAAAAAATACAAAAAGATTGCTGAATCTTTCGATCGCACCAAAGCGTACGATTTGAAGGAAGCAATCGAAATACTCAAAAAGTCCGAATTGAAGTTCGACCAGACGGTCGAAGTACACTTCAATCTCGGTGTGGACCCAAAACATTCCGACCAAGTGGTTCGTGGCACTGTCGTGCTTCCGCATGGTACCGGTCGTCAGGTCCGCGTCTTGGTGTTCTGCAAGGACAACAACCTTGAAGTTGCCAAAGCCGCAGGTGCTGACTACGCTGGTGGTGCCGACTTGGTTCAGAAGATTCAGGAAGGCTGGCTGGATTTCGACGCCGTCGTTGCTACTCCCGACATGATGCCGGTGATTAGTAAGGTCGCACGTGTCCTCGGTCCTCGTGGTATGATGCCGAGCCCCAAGGCTGGTACGGTGACTGTTAACGTCGCTCAGACCGTCAAGGAACTCAAGGCCGGTAAGATTTCCTACCGCGTTGACAAGGGCGCTAACGTCCACGCTCCGGTTGGCAAGCTTTCCTTCACTGCCGATCAGCTCGTTGAAAACACGAAGTCTGTCATCGACTCTGTTGTGAAGAACAAGCCTCAATCTTCTAAGGGCACTTACATCAAGAGCCTCACATTGACGGCTACGATGGCCCCGGGCATCAAACTTGATATGGCACTGACGCGCTAG